A window of Calypte anna isolate BGI_N300 chromosome 5A, bCalAnn1_v1.p, whole genome shotgun sequence genomic DNA:
GAAAGTGGGTTTTGATATGATGGACAAAATCATGTAAAATAGTGGTGAAAATCCAGTGATCTAATATCCGAGTGTCAGCCCTTGGGTAGGTGactttctgcacagaaaatcTGAATTGCCTAACAGTCACTTCTTGTAGTTTAGAAAATCAGAACTTTCACCCTTTAAGCTCTACTTAGTTGTCAgagagaaacttctttttttgttgttgtttttttttgcctggcttTCCTTTTGGTAGAAGTGTGGGTGTAAGATTGTTTTGGGAAAGAGATATTTCAGGAAGTGACATTTTGTACCTGGaatgaaaattaagtttttattGGCTTGGAAGAAAACCAGGTGTCTCCTGGTGTTTGTCAAAAATATGTAAGTATTGAGAGCATTAAAATAGGTAAATTGTGTTCTAGAAAGTCAACAGTATGTCACAGCATAATACAGTGAGGCTGATGAGTTACATAAAATAAACCAGTTGGCTCTGTAGTGTCTGTATAGCCAAATGTAATTAAGTACTTCTGAAATGTAGTTTTGACTGCTGGCAAGATGCAGTATTCCTTAGGGCTAATGACTTTGGCAGCTTTTCTTTGTCTTACAAATGGGGATGACATTATTTTGCtgcataaatattaaaataaattaaaaccatacATAATGAAGATATAATGGATGGAAATCTGTTGGAAGATGTTTCTTTTTAGGGCGTAATATAAAGCTCTGTCTCTCTATATGGTAGGAGGATTAAATATTCGGAAACCTAACTTGTAGGTTAATCTTAATTTGTACTGTTTTCTAGTGCCCAAGATGTATGCAGTGTGATACAAAATTTGACTTCATAACTAGAAAGGTAAGAGAAATAATTGAAATGTATAGCATTAACTGTTGCAAAATGGAAATATAGGCTTCTCTTGATTCACAATGTAGAAGATTTCGGTAGAATAGCATGCCAAGTCCCATGTAGCTTAAAGTAGTGCTctttttattctgccttttcttagtagaggtaattttttttttaattctggttgtttcttttttttttaaataatcttgtATCTTGATGTGTAGCACATAGAGTTTTTCCAAATCACTGGGTACCCACAGGATTTAGATTCAAAGGAAGAATTAGAGGAACTCAGGGTGGAGTAGGCTGCTAATATCAGTACTGACATAGAAACCAACTCAGTTGTGTTGTTGGAGAGATAAAATTAGTTGTGGAAATATAAGCGAAAATGTTTGCAGTACTGGCATAGAAACCAACTCAGTTGTGTTTTTGGAGATAAAATTAGTTGTGGAAGTGTAAGCAAAAATGGTTTCAGGAATAACAATTGTAATCTGACATTGAAGATCCATATTGTTAGAACGTGGAGAACCAAAACTCGGATCCTCTGTCTATTCTAAAAGtaaagcagaatttatttcaggtttagaaaaggaaatttctgtAGTAGTAGAAAGTATAAACCACTTTGATGGCTGTGAGCTGGAAGTAGACTCTGTCAGGAAGGAAGGCACAGACATAATGTAAATTATATTGATTGCATAAAAGTTAACAGGTCACTGGAGTGCATGTTGGTGTAGGGAGTCCCACTTCTGGAGGACATTCTGCTGATATTCAGGTGTCTGCATGGAGATGGAAAGCAGCCTCCCCAAGAAAGCCCAATTATGTTTCTCGGGGGGTATCATTCCTCTGGATAAGTACACCTCCAGTGTCTTAGCATGTGCTTGTGAAAGTGAAGAAAGATGTGGAAGTGTGAGTTGTAGTGCATTGGGATagtgtttttttaactttaactgcttggagggagagggaaagagcaaTTGCAAACTAGACATATTAATATGTTATGCCAGATAGGTGTGAATTTTCTGGAGGCCTGAAGAGTATCAGGATGCCAGATAAGTGATCCTAGTGCTCCTAAATCATAGAGTTTGTGTTTTGCCTTTTAGTTGGACAGCTTAAGAGTATGGTTGTTGGTTGCTTAGAGATTGAGAGCATGGAGTCATTAGACTGCTGTGTTTTACTTGGTTGATCATTGGGATGTAAATGGAGGAAGTCATGGGAAATAGGTACTCCAGAGAATTTTTCATAAtacttggaggaaaaaacctaaCACTGACCAAAACTGCAGCATAGCAGTTCCTTGTGTCAAGGTCTTCAAACTTGCTTTTATTGCCACAAATCAGTTCCTGCTTGCCTGGGAATACTTGTTCTGACAGGAGAACTTGAGTCAGGGAGACCTGCTGGGACTGTCACACCCCAGCTGGGATTTGGAGAACACGCCAGTTGTTGCATATAGTGAATGTGCAGTGTGAAACACATTGCACTACTAGCTCTGATTTTGCAACTTCATTGGATTTCTGCTGTGCTGACTGATATTTCCATGGGCAAAACTTGAGAATAGTTCTAAGTGAAGACCAGAATCTCCAGTTGAAGTTTCTCAAGATCTTTGCTTGGAAGTGGGAAGGAGTCTAGAAACCACTTTTCTCTTGTGTATTTATTAACAGTAAGGTGAAGGTTTTACTGGGCACTGGAGAAGCCCTTCAGTGTCTTGTCTGGTCTGCTTTAGAAGCTTGTTTACAGAGTGCCAACAAAGGTGAACAGTGGTGCTCTTCACACTACACTCAGACCTTTGTGTTCAGTCCTGAGATTTCTGGATACCACCCTAGCAGCGAAATGTCCTTTACCTGTCCTTCAGCTCGTGTGTTTCACACATGAGGAACCGTTCTGTTTCTTGGGGAGGAGTATATTGAACGTATTTTCTGTATCAAATTATTCCCTAATAGTTTCCTGTGTAAATAAATGgacaaaatgttttctcctgCTTAGCATCACTGTCGAAGATGTGGAAAGTGCTTCTGTGACAAGTGCTGCAGTAAAAAAGTGCCTCTGCCTCGCATGTGCTTTGTGGACCCTGTGCGCCAGTGTGCTGAATGTGCACTCATCtctcagaaagaaacagagttTTATGATAAGCAGCTCAAAGTGCTCATGAATGGTAAGGACTGAATGCATACGTGTGCCAGTTTGATCTTATTTACATTTATTCAAATGGCTTTGGTAAACACAGTGAGAGTTAATTCCTTTTGTCAAAAAAGGCCACGGTTTTGTCTcctttaaatacttttttgttgCCATGCTTCCTATTTTCCTGTTACTAATTCTGTGTTATCCATTTATTTAGAGAGAATTTTACGCTTTTAACTCAATGTTTACAAAGAATGATTTAAATAAAGACCAAGCAGTTTTTAATGCCTCTGTTCTCAGATGTGTGCAATTGgcatttttgttaaaataatacATCTTCTAGCCAGATTCCTGTTACATTAAATAAGGATGTAAAATACTTAACAATAgaggatatttttaatattttctaacaAGAGACTGTGCTTGTTTAAAGCTTCATCTGTGAGCTTTGATCTTGTCTATGGCCTGCAGCCATGGCTGGTGGCAGATCGTCATGAATGGTCAATTTTGCATAGCATTAAAACTACTTGCAATACAGTAATTTGTGTTCCAGTTACATTAAGAAAGCTGAGtcttcagtatttaaaatattctgtgagtGTTCAGTTCTTTTGATGGGCTCTCAAATCTGAGCATGGTGCCAATGTGTATAATCAACTAAACCACACGTCTCCTTAGTGTGAGTGTTCCTGAGAAGATTCTAGCTTCAGAAAGGAGGATGTTCATTCCTGTAACACACAAACCTTTCTtcactctgctctgcagaggaaggtgTAGATggggttttaaattaaattgaagacttctttttaaaaagcaacttgtTCTGCTTGCATTTGTGTTATGCAGTTCAAGTCTGACGTTGTTCCTGACTTGCAGTAGAGCCACAGATCTTTGCCAGAGAGGTGGTGGTTGTGATGGCCTTTGggcagttttgctgctgtgacCTCTGTCTCACTTCAGCAGCAGCCTTTGGGGGGTCCATGCTGGGGGCCAGCGAGACTGCAAAATTGTGAAATAGGCAGTGAGGTGAAGCTCTCTGAGGTTCAGATTGTGGAGATGGATTGCAGACCATCTGGCAGGGCTGCATGGTGctgttttttcatttcccagGCCAGCAGTATTGGGATTAGGTAATACAGGGTGCGTGAGGCATGGAAGAAGTAAAGTGGTTAGGCTTGTAGTCTGCTTTATTTTAAGTTATGAATCACTTCACTAATGTAGTTAAGATGGTTTTCCTGATGTCAAAGGAACTGTTTTGCAGAGAAGAAACATATTATGAAGGCTGGAGGTCATTGACCTGCAAGTAAGGCTGAGCTAGCCTTCAGTAATGAAAAAGAGGTGCACAGGACAAGTGTTTATTAAGCACAGACCTGGAGGTCATATCCTGCTATTAGGTCCTTCtgacaggttttattttatttcatttttttaaatattgaaacaGTAGTTTGTATTATGGTGACAGGATAGGgtcttcagtttccttttttcatcaTCTCCAAATCTGTTCTCGttttttaaaggtttattttaagATACCTGTATTTCTGCAACACGTGGGAGAAACTGGATAGTAATTGTGATAGGTTCTGCAATTCAGAACATGACAATTTAAGATCAGCTTTTTATACTTCACTATTCTGCTGATGTTAATCAGTGCAACATGTCAATTAGTCTCTTAATTCATCCAATTTGGTCTATTAGGTGCAGTAACTAAAAATTAGTTATGCTTTTTGATACTTGAATATACCTTACTAAACTTGGCATTTGAATacttaatatttatttccaggTGCTACGTTCTTTGTAACTCTGGGAACATCTGATAAATCTGAGCTCATGGTTTGTCGACTCTCCAACAATCAGAGGTGAGAAAAGATAGATAGAAATTGCACTTTTAAACTATCTTATTGATGCACTTATATTTTGTTTATGTTACTAGATAATAATACAGCTGTAAGAGTAAAATGCTGTGAGGATATTGGAGAAAGTAATCTGGCTGAAATGATAGGTACAACTTCATTGGAGTAAGTTTGCATTTACTAACCATGGGCTGTGGAATGGTGGCTCTCCACTCCCTGGTAATGACTTTCAGTGCCACTGGAATACAGAGTTTTTGCCAGCTCATAGGAGGAGGGAAAAATCTGTAGTCACTGAAAAAAGCTCATTGTGTAATGATTGTATCACTGCACCACGTTGTTTAGCATTGCAGCCAAAGCATTACTTTGGTCATCCCTATAATATGGTTGGCTAGAACACTTCCAACTCTGagttctcttcttcctccagaaCTTTGAAAGAATGCTTTTAGTAGTTTGAAAGGGCTTCCTGGAAAACTAAACTATTGGCTCAGTggtgtggtattttttttcaaagaacttcaatgaaaagtaatttttgctgcttgatttctctcccttcccatgCAAAGAACATATAAGCAGTCAGTCACTGAGagattgtgtttattttttcctttgatttggACTTGATGCTGTAGAAAAATAcagggttgtttttgttttttttaaaagttgttctTATGTTATGTAGATACCTGGTTTTGGATGGAGACAACCACTATGAAATTGAAATTATACAGATATCAACTGTTCAGATACTTACAGAGGGATTTACTCCTGGAGGTAATACATATtaactataaagaaaaaaaatatgtcaaggtgtaattatttttcaggctAGACAGTGCATTGCTTGTTTATTGGTAACTTAGGAGCAGCTGTGTTAGTTACAGCTGCTCTCAGGATAGTGTGCAGTGTGTGGAACCCATGTGGCTACTGGGATTTAAGGAGAAACCTAAGAAAAGGTGGCTATCATCTGTTCCAGTCCTTTCTATTGGCCAAATATAAATATCTGTTGATTCACAAGCTCATATGAGGGAGCTCAGTCTCTGCAACTGCCATTTCAGAATGAAGCTGGGATTTCTCTTCTACTTTCACAAACGTGAGGGGAGTGACAGAGAAACTGGTGTGGGGGGTAAATAATTAAGttgttctttcttcatttcattcAAGGTGAAGGGGTTGCCAAATGAAACAGGTAACATCTGAATCAGAGGGCAGCTACTTACTGCCTCATTTCTTACcagattttaaagtatttcaggATGAACTTGAATATGATTTCACTGAATTGAGAACAAACAAGGTCAGGAATTTTAATAATTGTTCTTTAGCAACACC
This region includes:
- the ZFYVE21 gene encoding zinc finger FYVE domain-containing protein 21 isoform X2; the encoded protein is MSGCEARDAKKLVRSPSGLRMVPEHRSARSPFGLDEPPWVPDKECPRCMQCDTKFDFITRKHHCRRCGKCFCDKCCSKKVPLPRMCFVDPVRQCAECALISQKETEFYDKQLKVLMNGATFFVTLGTSDKSELMVCRLSNNQRYLVLDGDNHYEIEIIQISTVQILTEGFTPGGGNSRAIGMILQYKVPGSEELTQMKFTASEDFSCNKKLSASWLAAMHKATKLLYESRDQ
- the ZFYVE21 gene encoding zinc finger FYVE domain-containing protein 21 isoform X1; the protein is MSGCEARDAKKLVRSPSGLRMVPEHRSARSPFGLDEPPWVPDKECPRCMQCDTKFDFITRKHHCRRCGKCFCDKCCSKKVPLPRMCFVDPVRQCAECALISQKETEFYDKQLKVLMNGATFFVTLGTSDKSELMVCRLSNNQRYLVLDGDNHYEIEIIQISTVQILTEGFTPGEKDIHTYTSLLESQHITEGGNSRAIGMILQYKVPGSEELTQMKFTASEDFSCNKKLSASWLAAMHKATKLLYESRDQ